ATCGTTGATTCCCAAGTAAGCGGACCCGAGGTAATGGTCCAAATGGAGAAGATTCTTGCCTTCCTTGGAATTCTGGAGCTCTTTCAGAACGAGAGAGGCTTCCTTGAAGGATTCGATTTTAAGTAATAACTTTGCTTTCTGGAGGAGGAGTTCGGAACGCCTTTTGTCCTCCATACCGATCCCTGGTAATTGCGAATCGATGATTTTGATTTCTGCTCTGACCTGGGATTCAAGGTTTGCAGACACTGCACTTTCTCTTTGCGCCGTTGCACACGAAAAAGAAGCTAAGCTCCCCAGCACCAGTATAGCGAGATATCTCTTCATTTTTATTATCCCGTTTTCAATTTTTCGAGTTCTTGGAGGAAATCTTCCGTCTCTTGTTGTCTTGTTTCCTCGTTGGAAAGCCAGTCTAAGGTCTCGGGAGAGATCTCTTTTAAGAACCGAGAAGGCTCTGAACTCAATTGCTCCCCAAATTTGCGTCGATTTGCGGCTCCTGTCAAGCATAAATGGACCTTGGCTCGGGTCATGGCCACGTACATCAGACGCCTTTCCTCGTCAACGGAGTTTTCTTCGGAAGAAATTCGGCCGTTGGGCAGGATCCCTTCTTCCAATCCGACCACATACACCGATTCGAATTCCAGCCCTTTGGATTGGTGAATGGTAAGCAGTTGGATCCGATTATCCTCCTTTTCATCCGAAGGCTCGTCTTCCATCAACATCGCCAAACGGTTGATAAAGTCGAAAAGCGTAGGTTTTTCACCCGTTTCGTTGTTTTCCTCGAAAAATGCGAGCATATTCACCAATTCGGACATGTTGTAAATCCTAGCTTTGGCGACCTTTTCCTCCTTCTCCTCCAGGATGATTTCCTTTTCCAAGCCCAGCTCTCCGATGAATTCCCGCAAGGCGAAAAAGAGACGCGGAGAGGAGGAAAATTTCTTTTTGGATTTTTCGATCAGATTCACGAAATTATAGATTTCGGAGGCGACCTTACGGTTCAGATCCGGAAGAAAATCGGGGGATTCGCAAACTCTAAACAAGGTTTCGTAGAGCGATTCCTTATTCTGTCCCGCCTTTTCGTGCACCAAGGAAATGGACCCGGGACCGATCCCTCGTTTCGGATAATTGATGATGCGCAAAAGGGACGCGTCGTCTTTTTGGTTTGCGATCAAACGAATATAGGAGATCAAATCCCGAACTTCCTTTCTGTCGAAGAAGTTATAGCCTCCTACCACCTTGTAGGCCATGTCTCTCGCGCGGAGAGACTCTTCGAAAGGTCTGGATTGAAAATTCGTCCGGAAAAGGATCGCGATTTGGCTTCCCTTACGCGCTTCCTTGATGATCTCCTCCCGAATATTCTCTACCACCCACTCGGCTTCGTCTTTTTCATCCGTGCGTTCCACGTACTTCACTTTCCTGGCCCCGGGAACTCTGGAATAAAGTTCCTTTTCCCTGCGCGAGGAATTATTCCGGATCAAGGAGTTCGCCGCGGAAACGATGATGTCCGTCGATCGATAATTCTCGAGAAGACGAATCACGGTAGCTCCCGGAAAATCCTTTTCGAATCCTAGGATCAGACTCACATCGGAACCTCGGAACGCGTAGATGGACTGGTCGTCGTCTCCGACCACGCAGAGATTGTCGGAGGAACCCATCAGAGCTCTCAGGAATTCGTACTGAGTCCGATTGGTGTCCTGAAACTCGTCCACGAGAAAATACTGGAACTTCTTATGATATTCTTCTCTCACTTCCTCGAAGTCTTTCAGAAGTTTAGAAGGAAGAAGAATCAGATCGTCGAAATCGATGCAATTCTGTTCTTTTAACGCGTCTTGGTATTGCTGGAAAAGGGAAGCGGCGGAAAGATCCCCTTCATTGATCGAACTTTGAAAGGTCTCGAGTAGCTCCGGCCCCGTGTTTTTGATCCGGGAAATCTTCCCTAAAATCTCGCTCACCTGGGCTCGTTTCGGTTCGATTTTCTGAGCCACCAACATTCCCGTGATGAGACCTTCCTGATCGGCTTGGTTCAATAACAGAAAAGGATGTTTGTATCCTAATTTTTCGATATGCTTTTTTAGGATTCCCAAACCCAAGGAATGAAATGTGGAAAGTACGATTCCTTTGAGAAGGTTCCTAGATACGAGCTTTCTGACCCTTTCTCCCATTTCCTTAGCGCTTTTATTCGTAAAAGATAAGGCGACGATCCTGGAAGCCGGAATGGAATGGTCCTGGATCATATGGGAGATCCGATTCGAGATAACCCTGGTTTTTCCGGAGCCTGCTCCGGCAAAGATGAGAAGGGGGCCTTGTACGGTCCGGACCGCTTTTTCCTGTTCCGAGTTCAGCTTCATGGAATCATGGGACATAATTCGGGAGTTTCGCTTCTTGTCAACCTCGTACAGGCAAAGGTTGCGAATCAAACGGGTTTCCCGAATTCTGGAAGAAACGCCAATCTATGCAAGAATTTCAACCCGACCTGTACCGCCCGGACCAAAACCTTTGGAAGCGAGACCGACCAAAATCTTTGGTCCAAACTCCTATTTTCGATTTAGTTTCCTGTCATACGGAATCTCCGGACGGGAAAGTTTCCCGCGATTTCTTCCATCTGGTTTCCAAGGATTGGGTAAACATCATCGCACTGACCCCGGAAAATAAAATCCTGCTGATCGACCAATATAGGCATGGGCTGAACCGTTACTCTCTGGAAATCCCGGGAGGAATCGCGGAAAAAAACACCTTACTGGAATCCGCCCAAGCAGAGCTTCGCGAGGAAACCGGCCATATTTCGGAAGAATGGGAATATCTGGGAAAAGTTTCGGGAAATCCTGCGGTATTCGATAATTGGTGTCACACCTTTTTGGCAAAAAACGTCCATCCTGACGGTCACGGCCAGGAACTGGACGAAAGCGAACGCATCGAAGTTTTTGAATATTCTTTGGAAAAGATTCCCGAGCTGATAGAACGGAATATCCTCCACCACGGAATGATGGTCGCCGCCCTAGGAATGTTCTTCATCAAAAACCCTCCCAAAAAATAAAACGGATCACACATGAAAAAAAAGCTCTTCTCAAAATCCCCTTTCGAATCCTTGCTGATTCCCGATTTCAGGAATTTCGTACTGGGAAAATTCCTGATCACCACTTCGTTTATCCTGCAATCCACGATCGTATTCTGGCAAATCTACAAAATCACCGGAGACGCTCTCAGCCTCGGCCTGATCGGACTCACGGAAGCCATTCCCTCCATTTCGGTTTCCTTTTTTTCCGGTCTGGTCGTGGACAAGGTTCCCCGCAAAAAAGTGATCGTTTGGTCCCTTCTTCTTCTCACTCTCTGTTCCGTGCTCTTATTTATTTTCACGTTAGGTGAATTCGAATGGGTGATTTCGAAATTCGGAACTCTGCCGATCTACGGAGTCATTTTCATCTCGGGCATCTCTAGAGGGTTTTTGAGTCCGAGTGTGGCCGCGTTCCAAACCCAATTGGTACCCAAAGAAGTGTTTCCTAACGCGGCGACTTGGAGCGGAATCGCCTGGCAGACTTCCTCCGTATTGGGACCGTTTTTAGGAGGACTCCTGATCGGGTTCAGCGGAATCCAGATCGCTTACTTCACGGATATGGCCCTGATGTTCCTGGCCTTGGGACTACTACTGTTCATTCCTTCCAAACCATTACCGGAAAGCGGTCCGAAAGAATCGATTTTGGCCTCTCTCGCGGGAGGTTGGAAATTCGTATTCAGCCACCAGATCATTCTCGGGGCCATCTCTCTGGATCTGTTCGCGGTTTTGTTCGGAGGAGCCGTGGCTCTTCTTCCCGCATTTGCGGAAAACATACTCTCTCTCGGTCCGGAAGGATACGGAATCCTGAGAATGTCCCCGGCGGTCGGAGCGGTACTCTGCGCCCTATTCATAGCGGCAAAACCTCCCCAAAAAGATTCCGGAATCCTGCTCTTGGCCTGCGTATTCGGATTCGGACTGAGCATGATCGTATTTGCGATTTCTAGAAATTTTTATCTTTCGGCCCTGGCATTAGTCGCGAGCGGAGCCTTCGATATGGTCAGCGTAGTCATCCGACAAACCATCGTACAGTTATACACTCCGGAACATATGAGAGGAAGGGTTTCCGCAGTGAACAGCATCTTCATCGGCTCCTCGAACGAAATCGGAGCGTTCGAATCCGGAGTGATGGCAAAATGGATGGGCCTTGCACCTTCCGTCGTGTTCGGAGGAACCATGACGCTTCTCACCGTGGGCTTGGTTGCCGCGATCACACCTAGACTTCGAAAACTGGATTTAAAAGACGTGACTGGCTGAAGCAAAGGCAAGATAAGGTTCCATCCGGGCGAAAGTCGAATCGAAAGGGGATAAATTATGGATAACGTATTGACCCAGCAGGAAGCGCTTCTCCGCTCCAGTCAGATCTCCGAAGTTTCCTATTCCCTGAAACTCGAATTGGAATCCCGATCCCAGGAATACGGCGGAGACTCGGTGCTTCGCTTCGTATATTCCGGAGGAAAAAAAGGGCGACTCAAAGTCGATTTCGTTTCCAAAAAGATCGAAGTCCTTTGGTTGAACGGTAAGGAAGAAACCGGATACGAAAAACAGGAGTCCAGTCTCGTCCTTCCTTCCGAACTTTTGCAATCCGGAAAGAACGAACTCAGGATCAAATACCGGAACTCCTTCGACCACACAGGATCCGGATTTCACAAATTCAAGGATCCCGCCGATTCCGCGGAATACATGCACACGGATTTCGAGCCTTTCGAAGCGCACAGACTTTTTCCGTCCTTCGACCAACCGGACTTGAAGGCCACTTACGACCTGGAGGTAACGGGCCCTTCCGAATGGACTTACATTCATAACACCCTTCCCGCAAAGGAGGAAACTTTAGGAGAAGGGAGAAAGAGGATCCGCTTCGCCCAAACCAAGAGATTTTCCACTTACCTCTTCGCACTGATCGTCGGACCTTACGCGGTCTGGGAAGATAGATCTGGAGAGATCCCGCTACGGATCTTTTGCAGAAAGTCCCTTGCCAAATACATGGACGCGCAAAACGTCTTCGCGATCACGAAGGAGGCCTTCTCCTTTTTGCAGAACTATTTCGGGGTCCCCTACCCTTACGGAAAATACGACCAGATCTTCGTCCCGGAATTCAACATGGGCGCGATGGAAAACGTGGGAGCGGTTACGTTTTCGGAGAGTTACATTTTCCGAGGTCCTAGAATCTATTCGGAATACCTCAATCGGGCCAACACGATCTACCACGAGATGGTACACATGTGGTTCGGAAATTTAGTCACGATGAAATGGTGGAACGATCTCTGGCTGAACGAAAGTTTCGCGGACTATCTTTCCTATTATTCGATGTCTCACGGAAAACTTTTTTCGGACGCGCTGGAACATTTCTACGTCCGAGAGGAATGGGCCTACCGGGAAGACCAGTTGTCCACCACTCACCCGATCGCAGGCAAAGCGGAAAATACTCTGGAAGCGATCAGCAATTTCGACGGCATCTCCTATTCCAAGGGAGCGTCCGTTTTGAGACAACTGATGTACTACGTGGGAGAGGACAAATTCCGGGATGCCATGAGATTGTATTTCAAAAGGCACGCGGAAAAAAACACGGTCTTAGAGGACTTCTTAAATTGCATGTCTGAGGTCAGCGGAATCGATGTCCGAGGATGGAGCCGGGAATGGTTGGAAACGACGGGAGTCAATACTCTGATTCCTTCCGCAAAATCCGGAAAAGCGTTTTTATTGCAGAGCCCTTCGGAAAAGAACGGGCTCTTCCGAACCCATGCGTTACAAGCCGCCCTGTACCGCGAAAGTAACGGCAAGCTAACGGAATTAAAACGCAAACGAATCCTGATCAAAGGAAAGGAAACCGTAATGGAGGAGGATCTTCTGCCTGCAAAGGACGATCTACTTCTCTTAAACACCGAAGACTTCGCGTACGCTAAGACCTACCTTCCGCGGGAATCTCTTCCCTTACTCAAAAGAAGTTTAAGCACCTTGCCCGACCGTTTTTCCCGCAGAATCGTTTGGGGAAGTCTCTGGCAGATGGTCCGGGACGCGGAATTTTCTCCAAGAGAATTCCTGGATCTGGTCTTCGAGCAAGGCTTGAAGGAGCCGGACCTTTCGGTGCGGAACAGTCATATACTGACCAAGGCCATGACCGTGATTTCGAATTACCTTCCGGAGATGGAAAAAAGAAATTGGTCGGAAAAATTGAACTCCGTCGCCAAAGCGGAGTTGGCCAAAACCTCCAATTCCGAACAGGAACAGATCCTATGGTACCGGATTCTGGAAGGAACATCCCGAAACCGTTCCCAATTGGACGCCTTAAAATCCCTGTTCAGCGGAAAGGAAAGCATCCCGGGCCTACCGATAGACCAGGAAAGAAGATGGGGAATCTTAGCAAGACTCTGTGCGTTCGGAGACAGAGAGGCCTTTGAACTCCTTTCGGAAGAGGAAAAAAAGGACGGTTCCGATCTAGGAAGCAAAAAGGCGTTTTTAGCCAGGGTTTCGTTTCCGGATCCGAAAACGAAAAAGGAAGCCTGGGAAAGATTTCTTGCCCCACGGGAAGGGGACTCCACTGATTATCTGCGCTTCGGAATGAGAGGATTCCAGTGGGACCACCAAAAGGACCTCCTAATACCGTATGTAGAGGAATATTTCCGTTCCGTAATTTCGATTTATGAAAAACGGGATCCGCATTTTTCGGGCGCCTTCGGTCACAACCTATTTCCCTCTTTCGAACCCGACACGACTTTGTTGCGCAAGACCCAGGATTTTTTAGATGCCCACCCGGAACTCCCGGAGTTGCTAAAAAAGGATCTGCAACAACAACGGGACGACCTCGTACGTACACTCAGGATCTTGGAAAAGTTCGCGAAATAAAAAATAAAAGAGATCCTTTTCGGACCTCTTTTCTGGACCCCTCTTTCGATGGAATGATACAAAGGAATTCGTTTAAGCGATAACGACCTTTCTTCCCTTCGCTTTTCCGTCTTCCTGTGAGCCGTAATATTTACTCTCCCACTCCTCCAATCTCCAATCCATGATCTTATACCAAAGCGCCGGAACCAAAGCGACCAATATCATCACTTCGTATCCGTACGGAAGTTGCGGACTCTCCTCGAAATGTCTCAGACTTTGGTAGCGACGACCCGCATTCGCGTGGTGGTCCGAGTGTCTTTGTAACTGAAATAGGAACGCGTTGGAAACCGAGAAGTTCTGGTTCCAAGAATGGATCGGAAGTACCTTTTCGAATTTTCCGGGGTAAAGCTCCTTTCTTTTCAAGCCGTAATGCTCTATATAATTCACGAGTTCCAGTAGGGAAAAAGCGATCCAGCTCTGCACCAGGAAGAAACCCAAAACGCTCCAGCGAAGCTCGCCGGTAATCGCATAAAAAACCCCCATCACGGAGCCGATGAATAGAATGGGAACGATCATGGAGGTAATCATTTCGTTTTCCAACGCCCAAGCCGATTTCCCTTTTTTTTCCAAACGTTTCTTTTCCAAGAGCCAAGCGTCCTTCAGGCTTCCCCAAAGAGTGCGAGGATAAAACGAGTAAAAGGATTCTCCCTTTCTGCTGCTGGCGGGATCCCCGTCTGTGGAGACGTTCACATGATGGCCGCGGTTATGCTCAATAAAGAAGTGCATATAACAGACCGTCATCAGAATGAATTTGGAATACCATTGTTCTATCTTGGTATTCTTGTGTCCCAATTCATGAGCCACTGTAATTCCGATGCCTCCGGTATTAAGTCCGATCGAAAGAACGAAAGCGAACCATTCCAAATCGGAAAGAATTTTGGTTTGGACTTCCCATAGGGCCCAAAGAACCAATGCAATCTGAGTCCAAGCCCAAACATAGGTGATCCAACGATAATAGGATTCCTGTTGCAACGCCGGAACTTCGGCTTCGTCCGGATTCGAAGGGTCTGAACCGATCGTCACGTCCAAAATGGGTAGAGCGCCGAATACCACACCGAAGGTGAGAAAGTTCCATCCACCACCCAACCAATAGCCGACGACCGTCATGGCCGGAACAGTGAACGCCACCAGGAACGAAAGCTTCTTCCAGTACTTCATAGATTCTCCCTCAATTCGCTCAGATCCGCTCCAAGGCGGATTTATTTTATTTCGAACGTTTGATATTTATATCTAAAAACCGGAAACCCCGCAAGAAAAAAATCCAGGGAAGGAGGAATTTCACATGTTTTTTCTGGATTTTCCCTTCCCCATACAGGAAGGTCGTACGAGTTTTAAAATGGTTCAGCCATTTTGGCAGAACCCTCCAAAAGGGTTCCGGAGGAAAGAACTACCCGAAAGAAACCTGGAAGAGACCGACCGACTGCCGCCTCTCCCCGATTCTTGACCCATCGCAAGTCCCGGAAAACCGGGGAATAGAAATGATTTGAACGCCTTCTAACCATTAGAATCCCGAATCGGGATACCACAAAGTGAGTAAGCCGGAAACCATACTCGACAGGTCAGGAAATTTTTTATCTTGTGATCGAATCAAATCCGGAAACGATGGCTTCGGAACAGGTTCTGTTCCGCTAAACGAAAAAGCCAGAAAATCGATTCGAAAATCAAAACCAAATCGCTCGAGGTATTTGTGAATCATTTTCGGGATTTTAGTCTTTATTCTTTTTTCAACCGAATCCGCTTTTTAAAATCCTATTCCAGTAAGATCCTGTCCGTCGCCTTTTTAGGCATGCACGTACCGTTAGTCGCATTGATCTTGTTCGCGGCGATCTACCGTTCCTCTCACGAGGAAGATACGGTCCGAATGCTTCTGACCGCTTTTTTTTCCACCTTCATCGGAACCTTACTCGTTCTCTTCATTTTGAACAAATTGCTGGACCCGATCGCTTATACGGCCCGTTCTCTGAATCGGTACATAACCGAAAAAATATTGCCGGAACTCCCGAACCATTACAAGGACGAGGTGGGAATCCTGATGAGGGACACCGGCAGAGCGGTAAAGAAATTGGACGAACTCGTACATTATCTTACGGATTACGACGGGTTAACGGGACTTCCGAACAGGAACCTCTTTTTGGAACGTTTTTCCGGAGCCCTAAAGGAACTCTCCGAAAAGGAAAGCGCCGCGAGCCTTCCCGTACTTTCCCTGGAAGTCACTCGGATCAAAGAAATCCGTTTTAATTTCGGTCTTCACACCGGAGACCTATACCTGAGGGCCCTCGCTCAAAAGCTGGAAGTGCTACTCGGGCAAGACACGGTGATCGGTAGGACAGGCGACGGAGGATTTTCCTTTTATCCGGTACTTCCGGACTCCAAGAGTCTAGTGGACGCGGAGGAATGGGCGAAGAAAATCCAAGAAACTGCATCTACGGGAATCCAAATCCAGAACCAAACCATTTCTTCCGAAACCAAAGCGGGCATCGCGGTCTTTCCGTTCGACGGCAAATCCTCGGACCAACTTCTTTTCAAATCCGAAACGGCGCTGAACCAAGCGAAACAGTCCGGAATCGCAAAAGTACAATCCTACTCCTCGGAATGGAAAACCAGGATGAAGGAAAAATACCTCATGGAAAAGGATCTCGTGCAATCGATCTCCAAAGGACAACTATTCCTGAATTACCA
The genomic region above belongs to Leptospira fletcheri and contains:
- a CDS encoding NUDIX hydrolase, encoding MQEFQPDLYRPDQNLWKRDRPKSLVQTPIFDLVSCHTESPDGKVSRDFFHLVSKDWVNIIALTPENKILLIDQYRHGLNRYSLEIPGGIAEKNTLLESAQAELREETGHISEEWEYLGKVSGNPAVFDNWCHTFLAKNVHPDGHGQELDESERIEVFEYSLEKIPELIERNILHHGMMVAALGMFFIKNPPKK
- a CDS encoding putative bifunctional diguanylate cyclase/phosphodiesterase, which translates into the protein MNHFRDFSLYSFFNRIRFLKSYSSKILSVAFLGMHVPLVALILFAAIYRSSHEEDTVRMLLTAFFSTFIGTLLVLFILNKLLDPIAYTARSLNRYITEKILPELPNHYKDEVGILMRDTGRAVKKLDELVHYLTDYDGLTGLPNRNLFLERFSGALKELSEKESAASLPVLSLEVTRIKEIRFNFGLHTGDLYLRALAQKLEVLLGQDTVIGRTGDGGFSFYPVLPDSKSLVDAEEWAKKIQETASTGIQIQNQTISSETKAGIAVFPFDGKSSDQLLFKSETALNQAKQSGIAKVQSYSSEWKTRMKEKYLMEKDLVQSISKGQLFLNYQPRIDLQTGRTVSAEALVRWQHPDLGIVSPSVFIPIAEESGFVMEIGEFVLEKALEDLSRWRKAKYSPLRISINLSAKQLEDPQIPKKVLRSIDQFGLEVDDLELEITESSLITNMTSAMELLTELHSWGIAISLDDFGTGYSNLAYLSRLPLRTLKIDQSFVKRILLDSNSLAISRTIVALGKSLGLRITAEGVETEEQLRKVRDLGCDEVQGFYFSRPISFENLIEFANQ
- a CDS encoding ATP-dependent helicase, yielding MKLNSEQEKAVRTVQGPLLIFAGAGSGKTRVISNRISHMIQDHSIPASRIVALSFTNKSAKEMGERVRKLVSRNLLKGIVLSTFHSLGLGILKKHIEKLGYKHPFLLLNQADQEGLITGMLVAQKIEPKRAQVSEILGKISRIKNTGPELLETFQSSINEGDLSAASLFQQYQDALKEQNCIDFDDLILLPSKLLKDFEEVREEYHKKFQYFLVDEFQDTNRTQYEFLRALMGSSDNLCVVGDDDQSIYAFRGSDVSLILGFEKDFPGATVIRLLENYRSTDIIVSAANSLIRNNSSRREKELYSRVPGARKVKYVERTDEKDEAEWVVENIREEIIKEARKGSQIAILFRTNFQSRPFEESLRARDMAYKVVGGYNFFDRKEVRDLISYIRLIANQKDDASLLRIINYPKRGIGPGSISLVHEKAGQNKESLYETLFRVCESPDFLPDLNRKVASEIYNFVNLIEKSKKKFSSSPRLFFALREFIGELGLEKEIILEEKEEKVAKARIYNMSELVNMLAFFEENNETGEKPTLFDFINRLAMLMEDEPSDEKEDNRIQLLTIHQSKGLEFESVYVVGLEEGILPNGRISSEENSVDEERRLMYVAMTRAKVHLCLTGAANRRKFGEQLSSEPSRFLKEISPETLDWLSNEETRQQETEDFLQELEKLKTG
- the pepN gene encoding aminopeptidase N codes for the protein MDNVLTQQEALLRSSQISEVSYSLKLELESRSQEYGGDSVLRFVYSGGKKGRLKVDFVSKKIEVLWLNGKEETGYEKQESSLVLPSELLQSGKNELRIKYRNSFDHTGSGFHKFKDPADSAEYMHTDFEPFEAHRLFPSFDQPDLKATYDLEVTGPSEWTYIHNTLPAKEETLGEGRKRIRFAQTKRFSTYLFALIVGPYAVWEDRSGEIPLRIFCRKSLAKYMDAQNVFAITKEAFSFLQNYFGVPYPYGKYDQIFVPEFNMGAMENVGAVTFSESYIFRGPRIYSEYLNRANTIYHEMVHMWFGNLVTMKWWNDLWLNESFADYLSYYSMSHGKLFSDALEHFYVREEWAYREDQLSTTHPIAGKAENTLEAISNFDGISYSKGASVLRQLMYYVGEDKFRDAMRLYFKRHAEKNTVLEDFLNCMSEVSGIDVRGWSREWLETTGVNTLIPSAKSGKAFLLQSPSEKNGLFRTHALQAALYRESNGKLTELKRKRILIKGKETVMEEDLLPAKDDLLLLNTEDFAYAKTYLPRESLPLLKRSLSTLPDRFSRRIVWGSLWQMVRDAEFSPREFLDLVFEQGLKEPDLSVRNSHILTKAMTVISNYLPEMEKRNWSEKLNSVAKAELAKTSNSEQEQILWYRILEGTSRNRSQLDALKSLFSGKESIPGLPIDQERRWGILARLCAFGDREAFELLSEEEKKDGSDLGSKKAFLARVSFPDPKTKKEAWERFLAPREGDSTDYLRFGMRGFQWDHQKDLLIPYVEEYFRSVISIYEKRDPHFSGAFGHNLFPSFEPDTTLLRKTQDFLDAHPELPELLKKDLQQQRDDLVRTLRILEKFAK
- a CDS encoding tetratricopeptide repeat protein; its protein translation is MKRYLAILVLGSLASFSCATAQRESAVSANLESQVRAEIKIIDSQLPGIGMEDKRRSELLLQKAKLLLKIESFKEASLVLKELQNSKEGKNLLHLDHYLGSAYLGINDYGNAIVHFRKSDNIDRDFESTNRRKMWAKAYFEDEKYGQALGILGRAARDKNFEKDLFYYETVVVSFYRIKEYKRCQMVLEEGLQKYPESAVLRETSEKIAQLLPR
- a CDS encoding MFS transporter, whose protein sequence is MKKKLFSKSPFESLLIPDFRNFVLGKFLITTSFILQSTIVFWQIYKITGDALSLGLIGLTEAIPSISVSFFSGLVVDKVPRKKVIVWSLLLLTLCSVLLFIFTLGEFEWVISKFGTLPIYGVIFISGISRGFLSPSVAAFQTQLVPKEVFPNAATWSGIAWQTSSVLGPFLGGLLIGFSGIQIAYFTDMALMFLALGLLLFIPSKPLPESGPKESILASLAGGWKFVFSHQIILGAISLDLFAVLFGGAVALLPAFAENILSLGPEGYGILRMSPAVGAVLCALFIAAKPPQKDSGILLLACVFGFGLSMIVFAISRNFYLSALALVASGAFDMVSVVIRQTIVQLYTPEHMRGRVSAVNSIFIGSSNEIGAFESGVMAKWMGLAPSVVFGGTMTLLTVGLVAAITPRLRKLDLKDVTG
- a CDS encoding alkane 1-monooxygenase; its protein translation is MKYWKKLSFLVAFTVPAMTVVGYWLGGGWNFLTFGVVFGALPILDVTIGSDPSNPDEAEVPALQQESYYRWITYVWAWTQIALVLWALWEVQTKILSDLEWFAFVLSIGLNTGGIGITVAHELGHKNTKIEQWYSKFILMTVCYMHFFIEHNRGHHVNVSTDGDPASSRKGESFYSFYPRTLWGSLKDAWLLEKKRLEKKGKSAWALENEMITSMIVPILFIGSVMGVFYAITGELRWSVLGFFLVQSWIAFSLLELVNYIEHYGLKRKELYPGKFEKVLPIHSWNQNFSVSNAFLFQLQRHSDHHANAGRRYQSLRHFEESPQLPYGYEVMILVALVPALWYKIMDWRLEEWESKYYGSQEDGKAKGRKVVIA